The Anopheles coluzzii chromosome 2, AcolN3, whole genome shotgun sequence genome window below encodes:
- the LOC120950593 gene encoding tripartite motif-containing protein 75-like, with the protein MKPNKRLNRSKSIDSTVSTGSSLGSLSSLHKYNLRSKGPPRYVQFSDSECPICLEDYSAPVIVNCGHSFCSVCIQECIKMAGLALCPICKEQLVKSLFIYDTEYTRHIASRKAVQYSSSITVASNTKPTGSSSLQKVARRTVV; encoded by the exons ATGAAGCCCAACAAGCGACTCAATAGAAGCAAATCGATCGATTCGACTGTTTCCACGGGTTCTTCATTGGGCTCACTTTCGTCCTTGCACAAGTACAACCTGCGAAGCAAAG GTCCTCCGCGGTATGTACAATTTTCGGACTCCGAATGTCCAATCTGCCTGGAAGATTACAGTGCACCGGTGATCGTAAACTGTGGCCATTCGTTCTGCAGTGTCTGCATCCAAGAGTGCATCAAGATGGCTGGTCTCGCCCTTTGCCCGATCTGCAAAGAACAACTAGTGAAGAGCTTGTTCATCTACGATACGGAATACACGCGACATATTGCCTCGAGGAAAGCGGTACAATACAGCAGCAGTATAACTGTGGCGTCGAATACCAAGCCCACTGGCTCTTCCAGCCTCCAGAAGGTAGCCAGGCGTACGGTTGTGTAA
- the LOC120950592 gene encoding TBC1 domain family member 5, translating to MVVDLDHQEAEPSSVTAGHGRSGVAKYELEWKNILTIAHQTDMPELRQLAVRGELRASPFRSVCWAIFLGVLEPSGTDQAWPRQRSDARAHYRQLKEQFVLNPHQQTTDVRDDPLSQSKQSLWNQHFCDQELCAVIKQDVVRTFPGVDFFRKPAIQELMTNILFCYARQFPAMCYRQGMHEILAPLIFVIHSDQQALAHIQELHPDIDQNLLTILDPQYLEEDSYALFAKIMFQIESFYRITDVVPTATGYFPAQTPGSPMNSSPAGTKRKPEVEVVEQLNYIKDKILIKEDLHLHNHLLKLDIPLAIFGIRWLRLLFGREFALQDLLLLWDAIFGEGDDLGLINYVVVAMLIRIRDKLIYSDYTTCLSYLMRYPTNVDIALVIRHALHMKSPKVYERPAGAMIFLSSPKRQAHHQHPQSGAIGARSKTAELPQLKYSTLPAVHQRRGQVVVDDHPLRAAAAATGIDDRQRTSSLPRNSGSMRKATAVELRQVAHQATKKAITDSSQMEVRDPTVTDGYREDDPELLRIELQNAYNIMSVGRAKLLQYLAVLRRNIRPTNPAGELQQSLEGIEEICSLLKPRYDTVFRVPAPIDPATEANEEPQKARKPLPGGAKLVLSDQQAQQQQLQPHHPSNVQRTQTPPSSLNLMRSYNYDLDCRRNSASQPNITQYEIPEDRYSKIATKKLANRKEVEMNVFTKDFADRHRRVDDKDLPSTNPLGNSERSE from the exons ATGGTTGTTGACCTCGATCACCAGGAAGCGGAACCATCGTCGGTGACAGCTGGACACGGAAGATCTGGTGTCGCAAAGTACGA ATTAGAATGGAAGAACATCTTGACGATCGCGCACCAGACCGACATGCCGGAATTGAGGCAGCTCGCCGTCCGGGGTGAACTACGTGCCTCGCCATTCCGGAGCGTATGCTGGGCCATATTTCTCGGCGTGCTTGAGCCGTCTGGGACGGACCAGGCCTGGCCCCGGCAACGGTCCGATGCACGGGCCCACTACCGCCAGCTGAAGGAACAGTTTGTGCTGAATCCGCACCAGCAGACCACCGACGTGCGGGACGATCCACTGTCGCAATCGAAGCAAAGCCTCTGGAACCAGCACTTTTGTGATCAGGAACTATGCGCTGTGATAAAGCAGGACGTCGTGCGCACCTTTCCCGGGGTGGACTTTTTTCGCAAACCGGCGATACAGGAGCTGATGACCAACATTCTGTTCTGCTACGCACGCCAGTTTCCGGCCATGTGCTACCGGCAGGGAATGCATGAGATACTGGCACCGTTAATATTTGTCATTCACAGCGATCAGCAAGCCTTGGCACACATACAGGAACTGCATCCGGACATTGA TCAAAATCTGCTGACAATTCTTGACCCACAGTATCTGGAAGAGGATTCCTA CGCATTATTCGCCAAAATTATGTTCCAGATAGAATCCTTCTATCGCATCACAGATGTCGTACCGACGGCGACCGGTTACTTCCCTGCGCAAACCCCGGGCAGCCCGATGAATTCCAGTCCGGCCGGTACTAAACGGAAGCCGGAAGTTGAGGTAGTGGAGCAGCTGAACTACATCAAGGACAAAATTCTCATCAAAGAAGATCTCCATCTGCACAACCATCTGCTCAAGCTCGACATTCCATTGGCCATTTTTGGCAT CCGATGGTTGCGTCTACTGTTTGGCCGGGAGTTTGCGCTACAagacttgctgctgctgtgggacGCAATATTCGGCGAAGGGGACGATCTCGGTCTGATTAACTACGTCGTCGTGGCGATGCTGATACGCATAAGAGATAAGT TAATTTATAGCGACTATACAACCTGCCTTTCGTACCTGATGCGGTATCCTACCAACGTGGACATCGCGCTCGTAATACGTCACGCGCTGCACATGAAATCGCCCAAGGTGTACGAGCGACCGGCCGGAGCAATGATTTTCCTTTCCTCGCCGAAACGCCAAGCTCACCACCAGCATCCGCAGTCTGGTGCGATTGGTGCGCGTTCGAAAACGGCCGAGCTGCCGCAACTGAAGTATTCCACACTGCCAGCCGTTCATCAGCGCCGCGGACAGGTCGTGGTGGATGATCATCCGCttcgagcagctgctgccgcaACGGGGATCGACGATCGACAGCGAACCAGCTCACTGCCGAGAAACAGTGGCTCGATGCGAAAGGCCACTGCAGTCGAGCTGCGCCAGGTGGCCCATCAAGCCACTAAGAAAGCGATCACGGACTCCTCCCAAATGGAAGTTCGTGACCCGACGGTTACCGACGGCTACCGTGAGGAT GATCCCGAGCTGTTGCGGATTGAGCTGCAGAATGCGTACAACATTATGTCGGTCGGGCGAGCAAAGTTGCTACAGTATTTGGCCGTGCTGCGGCGTAACATCCGGCCAACCAATCCCGCGGGCGAGCTGCAGCAATCGCTCGAAGGGATAGAGGAAATCTGCTCGCTGCTGAAACCACGCTACGATACCGTGTTTCGCGTACCGGCACCGATCGATCCCGCTACCGAAGCGAACGAAGAGCCGCAAAAGGCCAGAAAACCGTTGCCGGGCGGGGCGAAATTGGTGCTGAGCGATCAGCaggcacagcaacagcagttgCAGCCGCACCATCCTAGCAACGTACAGCGCACGCAAACGCCACCCAGCAGCCTGAACCTCATGCGCTCGTACAACTATGATCTGGATTGTAGACGAAACAGTGCTTCACAGCCGAACATCACACAGTACGAAATCCCGGAGGATCGGTACAGCAAAATAGCGACCAAAAAGCTCGCCAACCGGAAGGAGGTAGAGATGAACGTGTTCACGAAGGATTTCGCCGACCGGCATCGACGCGTGGATGATAAGGATCTGCCCAGCACGAATCCGCTCGGCAACTCGGAACGGTCGGAATGA